From Granulimonas faecalis:
TGTGCCTGCTCATCGCCTTCATCCTCGAGCGACGCACCAAGAGGATGTACTTCGACCACCCCAAGGGGGACGGCGAGGACGACGGCATCTTCTCGGGCATCTTTGGCGGCGACGACGAGGACGACGAGTAGGCCGCGGCCGCCGCACAGCGACCTTCATGGGGCCCGTGCCGTGGGATGCCGCGGTGCGGGCCCTTGTCGCGTCTCAACCCATGCCAGAGGCGTCTCCGGCATGGGTCTCTCGGCAAAAGCGGCACTCCGAC
This genomic window contains:
- a CDS encoding DUF6724 family protein; this translates as MDFVTWLFDTRAGVAAIFIGGIALCLLIAFILERRTKRMYFDHPKGDGEDDGIFSGIFGGDDEDDE